In Verrucomicrobiota bacterium, a genomic segment contains:
- a CDS encoding DHH family phosphoesterase: MNSLSKPDVILTHESDLDGFLSGTLLQRLARKLFSVDVPIEAYHYNIWKQRELRERAAWVSDFTFETRLDRANWVVIDHHPMDIVAQRAYLIHDLTKSAGMLCYELCKEYGISSPALERLVHLNNVADLFLEDDPDFNLACDYANLVKTYGFWNLRSLIQGDVEKLLDHPLMEVMAVKRRVEDPLGYAWSKNHVTELGSGVGYVNTVIGNTNAIVHQLLEQNATPYAVLLTLFRKNNGLIIASLRSRNGQAAKIAEKLQGGGHPNAAGALLPKNIRSIADAVIYLKQVLSPELRRSSPLNSLDSLFAELELKK; encoded by the coding sequence ATGAATTCGCTATCCAAGCCGGATGTTATCCTGACGCATGAAAGTGACCTCGACGGTTTTTTGTCGGGGACGCTGCTGCAACGTCTGGCGCGCAAACTTTTTAGCGTTGACGTGCCGATTGAGGCATACCATTACAACATCTGGAAACAGCGCGAGTTGCGGGAACGCGCCGCCTGGGTGAGCGATTTCACCTTTGAAACGCGCTTGGACCGCGCCAATTGGGTGGTCATTGACCATCATCCCATGGACATCGTTGCGCAACGGGCCTATCTCATTCACGACCTGACCAAGTCTGCCGGGATGTTGTGCTATGAACTGTGCAAGGAGTACGGCATCAGTTCCCCGGCCTTGGAACGGCTGGTTCACTTGAACAATGTCGCGGACCTGTTTTTGGAGGATGATCCCGATTTCAACCTGGCCTGCGACTACGCGAACCTGGTCAAAACCTACGGGTTTTGGAACCTGCGCAGCCTGATTCAGGGCGACGTGGAAAAACTGCTGGACCATCCATTGATGGAAGTGATGGCGGTAAAACGCCGCGTGGAAGACCCGTTGGGATACGCCTGGAGCAAGAATCACGTCACCGAACTGGGCTCAGGGGTGGGCTATGTGAACACCGTGATCGGCAACACCAATGCCATCGTACACCAATTGCTGGAACAAAACGCGACCCCGTATGCGGTGCTGCTGACCCTCTTCCGCAAGAATAACGGCCTGATTATCGCCAGCCTGCGCAGCCGCAATGGTCAGGCGGCCAAAATTGCCGAAAAGTTGCAGGGAGGCGGCCATCCCAACGCCGCCGGGGCCTTGTTACCCAAGAATATCCGCTCCATCGCCGACGCGGTAATCTACCTGAAACAGGTGCTAAGCCCGGAACTCAGGCGCAGCTCGCCGCTGAACAGCCTGGATAGCTTGTTCGCGGAATTGGAACTCAAAAAGTAG
- a CDS encoding ABC transporter ATP-binding protein: MLEIKQVSKAFHGPQAVINAVRDVSLTVRAGEFTAVQGPSGCGKTTLLLAAGGLLQPDAGTVCVNGTDLYALPSEPRARFRAAHLGFVFQQFHLIPYLSVLDNVLTPALAFNIPEARTRAVDLITRFGLKERLHHVPAELSTGERQRAALARALLNQPKLLLADEPTGNLDEENGRRVLGCLSDYAKQGGAVLLVTHDPRVAEYAGTLVQIKDGRRV, encoded by the coding sequence ATGCTGGAAATCAAACAGGTGAGCAAGGCCTTTCACGGGCCCCAGGCGGTCATTAACGCCGTGCGTGACGTGTCCTTGACGGTGCGGGCGGGAGAGTTCACCGCCGTGCAGGGGCCGAGTGGCTGCGGCAAAACCACCCTCCTGCTGGCGGCAGGCGGCCTGTTACAACCGGATGCCGGGACGGTGTGTGTGAATGGCACCGATCTATACGCGCTGCCTTCCGAACCGCGCGCGCGGTTTCGCGCCGCCCATTTGGGTTTTGTCTTCCAGCAGTTCCATTTGATACCCTACCTGAGCGTGCTGGACAACGTGTTGACACCCGCTCTGGCGTTCAATATTCCCGAGGCCCGAACGCGGGCGGTTGATTTGATCACCCGCTTTGGATTGAAAGAGCGGCTGCATCATGTGCCGGCGGAACTGAGCACCGGGGAACGCCAACGCGCCGCCCTGGCGCGCGCGTTGCTGAACCAGCCCAAGCTCCTGCTGGCGGATGAGCCCACCGGCAACCTGGATGAAGAGAACGGGCGCCGTGTATTGGGTTGCCTCTCGGATTATGCCAAGCAAGGCGGCGCGGTACTGTTGGTAACCCACGATCCGCGGGTGGCTGAATATGCCGGCACCCTCGTGCAAATCAAAGATGGGCGGCGTGTATAG
- the rpsO gene encoding 30S ribosomal protein S15 has product MEKVKTIEKYRLHEKDTGSADVQVALLTERINSLTEHLQLNKKDHSSRRGLLMMVGQRRRLLDYLHTTDAPRYQAITKKLKLRK; this is encoded by the coding sequence ATGGAAAAAGTTAAGACGATTGAGAAGTACCGTTTGCATGAGAAGGATACGGGCTCTGCTGATGTGCAGGTAGCCCTTTTGACGGAACGCATTAATTCGCTGACCGAGCATCTGCAACTAAACAAGAAAGATCACAGCTCCCGCCGCGGGTTGCTGATGATGGTGGGCCAACGCCGCCGTTTGCTGGATTACCTGCATACCACGGACGCCCCGCGTTATCAGGCGATCACCAAAAAACTCAAGCTGCGCAAGTAG
- the pnp gene encoding polyribonucleotide nucleotidyltransferase, with translation MSTKVTALVGKSELIIETGKLAKQADGAVTVRMGETIVVVAAVAATKAKEGQDFFPLTVDYREKAAAAGKFPGGYFKREGRPTEKEILTSRLTDRPIRPLFPKGWYNEVQVQSIVLSADGENDPDILSILGASSALMVSDIPWAGPLGAVRVGRIAGQFMANPTHAQMIESDLDLIYVGSEKEMVMFEGAAKEISEADFLAAMKFGHEACQPLIQAQKELVAKVGRKKREITLNIVPEEILKEAKRLAGERMVPALLNPGKLAREAAVKAIQDDVTVKLTEKFGAEKITEFVVDDAFYYIQKEAVRGLILNDKKRLDGRGFETVRPIVCEVGVLPRAHGSALFARGETQAVSLATLGTSEDAQEFDSYTGGENTKKFILHYNFPNFSVGETGRISGPGRREIGHGALAERSIEPMLPLATYPYAVRVTSEIMESNGSTSMASVCGGTLALMDAGVPLIRPVAGISVGLCTEYNASGAIGRYELLTDIIGWEDAFCDMDCKIAGTEKGITGYQLDLKLKGLPFEIMELALERARVARLAILGEMAKVLAAPRTEISKYAPRIETVKINPEKIGALIGPGGKNIKRIVDESGCEINIEDDGTVNIYSRSSDGLKIALDAITGMTAEAEINKIYRGKVVTIKEFGCFVEFLPGKDGLCHISELANFRVKQTEDIVKIGDEIWVKCLGVDEKGRVRLSRRAAMADRDKEMGGKEAGAKEAPAKEAPAKEAAPKA, from the coding sequence ATGTCAACCAAAGTTACCGCCCTCGTGGGCAAGTCAGAACTTATCATCGAAACCGGAAAACTAGCGAAACAAGCCGATGGCGCCGTCACGGTGCGCATGGGCGAAACCATTGTAGTGGTGGCCGCCGTCGCCGCCACCAAGGCCAAGGAAGGCCAGGATTTCTTCCCGCTCACGGTGGATTATCGTGAGAAAGCCGCCGCCGCTGGAAAATTCCCCGGTGGTTATTTCAAGCGCGAAGGGCGTCCCACGGAAAAGGAAATTTTAACCAGCCGGCTGACGGATCGCCCGATCCGCCCGCTTTTCCCGAAGGGCTGGTACAACGAAGTGCAGGTCCAGAGCATCGTGCTGAGCGCCGATGGCGAAAATGATCCTGACATTCTCAGCATCCTCGGTGCCTCCTCCGCGCTGATGGTCAGCGATATTCCTTGGGCCGGGCCGCTCGGCGCCGTGCGCGTTGGCCGGATCGCCGGCCAGTTTATGGCCAACCCCACGCATGCCCAGATGATCGAGAGCGATCTCGACCTGATCTACGTGGGCAGCGAAAAAGAGATGGTGATGTTTGAAGGTGCCGCCAAGGAAATCTCCGAGGCGGATTTTCTGGCAGCCATGAAGTTCGGCCACGAGGCTTGCCAGCCGCTCATCCAGGCGCAAAAAGAGCTGGTCGCCAAGGTCGGCCGTAAGAAGCGCGAAATCACGCTGAACATTGTGCCCGAGGAAATCCTCAAGGAAGCCAAACGGCTGGCCGGTGAACGGATGGTGCCAGCCCTGTTGAACCCGGGCAAACTGGCGCGCGAAGCCGCCGTCAAGGCGATTCAGGACGATGTCACCGTGAAGTTGACCGAAAAATTCGGCGCCGAGAAAATCACCGAGTTCGTTGTGGATGATGCGTTTTACTATATCCAGAAGGAAGCGGTGCGTGGTTTGATTCTGAACGATAAGAAACGCCTCGATGGCCGTGGTTTTGAAACGGTCCGCCCGATCGTCTGTGAAGTCGGGGTACTCCCCCGCGCCCACGGTTCGGCACTCTTTGCCCGTGGTGAAACGCAGGCCGTCAGTCTGGCCACGCTGGGCACCAGCGAGGACGCCCAGGAGTTCGACTCCTATACCGGCGGTGAAAACACCAAAAAATTCATTCTCCACTACAACTTCCCGAATTTCTCCGTGGGTGAAACCGGTCGTATTAGCGGCCCGGGCCGGCGCGAAATCGGCCACGGCGCTTTGGCGGAACGTAGCATTGAACCCATGCTCCCCCTGGCCACCTATCCGTATGCCGTGCGGGTGACCAGCGAAATCATGGAATCCAACGGGTCCACCTCGATGGCCTCCGTTTGCGGCGGGACCTTGGCGCTCATGGATGCCGGCGTTCCCTTGATCCGCCCGGTGGCGGGGATCAGCGTTGGGTTGTGTACGGAATACAATGCCAGTGGCGCAATCGGGCGCTATGAACTGCTCACCGACATCATCGGGTGGGAAGACGCGTTCTGCGACATGGACTGCAAGATTGCCGGCACCGAAAAAGGCATCACCGGTTATCAATTGGATCTCAAACTCAAGGGGCTGCCCTTTGAAATCATGGAACTCGCGCTGGAGCGCGCCCGCGTTGCCCGTCTGGCCATTCTCGGTGAAATGGCCAAGGTGCTCGCCGCGCCGCGCACGGAAATCAGCAAATACGCGCCGCGCATTGAAACCGTCAAGATCAACCCGGAAAAGATCGGCGCGCTCATCGGGCCGGGCGGCAAGAACATCAAGCGCATCGTGGATGAATCCGGCTGCGAAATTAACATCGAAGATGACGGCACGGTGAATATTTATTCCCGCAGTTCCGACGGCTTGAAGATTGCCTTGGATGCCATCACTGGTATGACCGCCGAGGCGGAAATTAACAAGATCTATCGCGGCAAAGTAGTGACGATCAAGGAGTTTGGCTGTTTCGTCGAGTTCCTGCCTGGCAAGGATGGCTTGTGTCACATCAGTGAACTCGCCAATTTCCGCGTCAAACAGACCGAGGACATTGTCAAGATCGGCGATGAAATCTGGGTCAAGTGCCTGGGCGTGGATGAAAAAGGCCGCGTGCGCCTCTCCCGCCGGGCCGCCATGGCGGATCGCGACAAGGAAATGGGTGGCAAAGAAGCTGGAGCTAAAGAGGCCCCGGCTAAGGAAGCCCCGGCCAAAGAGGCCGCTCCCAAAGCCTAA
- a CDS encoding RNA polymerase sigma factor RpoD/SigA, with protein MKNRAKPRASLSRVVPTRRVKLAPVLPPKVTTVTRHAPIPFPETAANSYERPDSLSLYMREVGEVGLLTPQEEVMLAKRIKRGDNKARDRMIRANLRLVVKIAREYEGYGLPLLDLINEGNMGLMRAVEKFDPAKGGKLSTYSSWWIKQSIRRGIANQAKTVRLPIHVLDKLSKLKRATTKLQDELGQEPTDEDLAEELGITVKRTIQLRNTTVRTSSLDATIGEDDSGKIGDLIADDRAENPYHELEKRTMHRLLDELIGRLPDREIAILRMRFGLDGNRELSLEDIGRQFGVTRERIRQLQNLALAKLRKMIEARDAITVAA; from the coding sequence GTGAAAAACCGAGCCAAGCCCCGCGCCTCACTATCACGAGTTGTTCCCACCCGTCGCGTCAAATTAGCACCTGTCCTTCCGCCCAAGGTAACAACCGTCACCCGCCACGCCCCGATTCCCTTTCCCGAAACGGCCGCCAATTCTTATGAAAGGCCGGATAGCCTCAGCCTGTACATGCGTGAAGTGGGCGAAGTTGGGTTATTGACTCCGCAAGAGGAGGTTATGCTGGCGAAGCGGATCAAGCGCGGCGATAATAAGGCCCGGGACCGGATGATTCGCGCCAATCTCAGGTTGGTGGTAAAAATTGCCCGCGAATACGAAGGTTACGGACTGCCGTTGCTGGACCTGATCAACGAGGGAAACATGGGATTGATGCGGGCAGTGGAGAAGTTTGATCCCGCCAAGGGCGGCAAATTATCCACGTATTCCTCTTGGTGGATCAAACAGTCCATCCGCCGGGGGATTGCCAACCAAGCCAAGACTGTCCGTCTGCCCATTCATGTGCTGGATAAACTATCCAAACTGAAACGGGCCACCACTAAGTTGCAAGATGAACTGGGCCAGGAACCGACCGACGAGGATTTGGCGGAGGAACTGGGCATCACGGTCAAGCGCACCATCCAATTGCGCAATACCACCGTGCGCACCTCGTCTCTGGATGCCACCATTGGTGAGGATGATAGCGGCAAAATCGGTGACTTGATCGCGGATGACCGCGCGGAGAATCCTTATCACGAATTGGAAAAACGCACGATGCACCGGCTTCTGGATGAATTGATTGGGCGTTTGCCAGATCGGGAGATCGCCATTCTGCGGATGCGCTTCGGGTTGGATGGCAACCGCGAACTCTCTTTGGAGGATATTGGCCGGCAATTTGGTGTCACCCGTGAGCGTATTCGCCAGTTGCAAAACTTGGCGTTGGCAAAATTGCGCAAGATGATCGAAGCGCGGGATGCCATCACTGTGGCTGCCTAA
- the hypB gene encoding hydrogenase nickel incorporation protein HypB has product MCKDCGCGQPGPTKIDGKPAEEVKSPIAEELSHAHFHHHGDGIVHSHPHVHAPGHEQEHEHVHEHHAHEHLHSHEQDHDHPHDHEHPHTHPHTVDVRQSVLSANDRMAERNRGYFQALGLLVLNVVSSPGSGKTTFIQKTVLGLGDRLRSAVIVGDLETDNDANRLRAAGATAVQITTGTLCHLEAGMVARAVGTLDVKSLGLLIIENVGNLVCPASFDLGESLRVVLLSVTEGEDKPLKYPPIFHAADVVIVTKLDLSDAVEFNRELALKNLHHASPKARIFEVSAKTGAGMQEWCDFLLQRKNAG; this is encoded by the coding sequence ATGTGTAAAGACTGTGGTTGCGGACAACCTGGGCCGACCAAAATTGACGGCAAACCGGCGGAAGAAGTCAAAAGCCCGATTGCGGAGGAGTTGTCCCATGCACATTTTCACCATCACGGCGATGGCATCGTGCATTCTCATCCGCATGTGCATGCCCCGGGGCACGAGCAAGAACACGAACATGTTCATGAACACCATGCCCACGAGCATCTCCATAGTCATGAACAGGACCATGATCACCCGCACGATCACGAGCATCCGCATACCCACCCACACACCGTGGATGTGCGGCAGTCGGTGTTGTCTGCCAACGACCGGATGGCCGAACGCAATCGTGGTTATTTCCAGGCGCTGGGGCTGCTGGTGCTGAATGTGGTGTCTTCCCCGGGGTCTGGCAAGACCACGTTCATTCAAAAAACCGTCCTGGGTTTGGGGGACCGTTTGAGGTCAGCGGTGATTGTCGGCGACCTGGAAACGGATAACGACGCCAACCGTTTGCGGGCCGCCGGGGCCACGGCGGTGCAGATTACCACCGGCACCTTGTGTCATCTCGAGGCGGGCATGGTGGCGCGCGCAGTCGGCACGCTGGATGTGAAGTCCCTCGGGCTGCTCATCATTGAAAATGTTGGCAACCTGGTTTGTCCGGCCTCGTTTGATCTGGGGGAAAGTCTGCGGGTGGTGTTACTTTCCGTCACCGAAGGGGAGGATAAACCGCTCAAGTATCCCCCCATTTTCCATGCTGCGGATGTGGTGATCGTTACCAAACTGGATTTGTCCGACGCCGTGGAATTCAATCGGGAACTCGCGCTGAAGAATCTCCACCATGCCAGTCCCAAGGCTCGTATTTTTGAGGTCTCCGCCAAAACCGGGGCCGGGATGCAGGAATGGTGCGATTTCCTGTTACAACGCAAAAATGCTGGTTAA
- the pyk gene encoding pyruvate kinase, with the protein MRKTKIIATLGPATSSPEMIGRLIDAGMNLARLNMSHAPHDWVRQVVKDIRESARSRNLCVGIIMDTQGPAIRTGDLPAALDLNPGQKFTLTVRGATSEETHSVDVNYENIVNDINVGDVVLVDNGAIRMKVLSKTANKIECQVLTAGKMRSRRHINLPGVKVGLPALTAKDIADVELGLEVGVDYIALSFTREAKDLQQLKAFTQRAKHKPLVIAKIEDQEAVKNLDSIIQEADAIMLARGDLGIEVPYEELPIIQRRVIKECLRVGRPVIVATHMLESMIQSPMPTRAEVTDVANAVFEQADAIMLSGETTVGKYPVQCVEVFDRIACRIERDEAANFQCRAELTSLRQKLVKSAVFMADELQADAIVVFTVLGHLAQFAAWMRPRHSPIYAICDRQEIADTLALNYAVTPVVKPFDHADFEKTVTQSLDLLVAKKLLQKGNTVVVITSIMVSQTLADAVQMRKV; encoded by the coding sequence ATGCGTAAGACAAAAATCATCGCAACCTTGGGGCCGGCCACCAGTTCTCCCGAAATGATCGGCAGACTGATTGATGCTGGCATGAATCTGGCCCGGCTAAACATGTCCCATGCCCCGCATGATTGGGTGCGGCAGGTGGTCAAAGACATTCGGGAATCCGCGCGCAGCCGCAATCTTTGTGTCGGCATCATCATGGATACCCAGGGGCCCGCCATCCGGACCGGCGATTTGCCCGCTGCCCTCGATCTGAACCCAGGCCAGAAATTCACTTTGACCGTTCGCGGAGCCACCAGCGAGGAAACCCACTCGGTGGACGTCAATTACGAGAATATTGTCAATGACATCAACGTGGGCGACGTGGTCCTTGTGGATAACGGTGCCATCCGCATGAAAGTCCTGTCCAAGACCGCCAATAAAATTGAATGCCAGGTGTTGACCGCGGGCAAGATGCGCAGCCGCCGCCATATCAACCTGCCAGGGGTTAAAGTCGGCCTGCCGGCATTGACGGCCAAGGATATCGCCGATGTCGAGCTGGGGCTCGAAGTCGGAGTGGATTACATCGCGCTTTCCTTTACCCGCGAGGCCAAGGATCTCCAGCAGTTGAAGGCGTTCACGCAACGGGCCAAACACAAACCGCTGGTGATTGCCAAAATTGAAGACCAGGAAGCCGTCAAAAACTTGGATAGCATCATTCAGGAGGCCGATGCCATCATGCTGGCCCGTGGCGATCTCGGCATCGAAGTGCCTTACGAAGAACTGCCCATCATTCAGCGGCGCGTGATCAAGGAATGCTTACGGGTGGGACGTCCGGTCATTGTTGCTACTCACATGCTCGAAAGCATGATCCAAAGCCCCATGCCCACACGTGCCGAGGTCACTGATGTCGCCAACGCCGTCTTTGAGCAGGCCGACGCCATCATGCTGAGCGGTGAAACCACCGTGGGCAAATACCCGGTGCAATGCGTCGAGGTGTTTGATCGCATTGCCTGCCGCATTGAGCGCGATGAAGCCGCCAATTTCCAATGCCGCGCCGAATTGACCAGTCTGCGCCAAAAGTTGGTCAAGAGCGCCGTGTTCATGGCGGATGAACTTCAGGCCGATGCCATTGTGGTGTTCACCGTCCTCGGGCATCTTGCCCAGTTCGCCGCCTGGATGCGTCCCCGGCATTCTCCCATTTACGCCATCTGCGACCGCCAGGAAATTGCGGATACTCTCGCTCTCAACTATGCCGTGACGCCGGTGGTCAAGCCCTTCGATCATGCCGATTTTGAAAAAACCGTGACGCAATCCCTTGACCTGTTGGTGGCCAAGAAATTGCTTCAAAAAGGCAACACCGTGGTGGTGATCACCTCCATCATGGTTTCTCAAACGCTCGCCGACGCCGTCCAGATGCGCAAAGTATAA
- a CDS encoding MotA/TolQ/ExbB proton channel family protein, with amino-acid sequence MELFFIGLLLLTSLIGVAFIIERGWVLQWRKVVPAEVMAAVSACQGPGDVPSLRRICEQKPSCISRLLLVASERLDWPKAENAEAIQSYARQEIVKLERGLVVLEIVVGIAPLLGLVGTVFGLMKLFGDLGRTGLNDSAALATGIGVILNSTLLGLLIAIPSLIAWNYYTKKVENMAVEMESLCTEFLRRQYRAQTPDAPNPDRKPIVRA; translated from the coding sequence ATGGAACTATTTTTTATCGGTTTGTTATTACTGACGTCGTTGATCGGGGTGGCGTTCATCATTGAACGCGGCTGGGTGCTACAGTGGCGCAAGGTCGTGCCGGCAGAAGTGATGGCAGCAGTGAGCGCCTGCCAGGGGCCGGGCGATGTGCCCTCGCTGCGACGTATCTGCGAGCAGAAGCCATCCTGCATCAGCCGGTTGCTGCTGGTGGCTTCCGAGCGCTTGGATTGGCCAAAAGCGGAAAACGCGGAGGCCATTCAGTCGTATGCGCGCCAGGAAATCGTCAAGCTAGAGCGCGGCTTGGTGGTATTGGAAATCGTGGTGGGCATTGCGCCGCTGCTGGGCCTGGTAGGAACCGTGTTCGGGTTGATGAAATTATTCGGCGACCTAGGACGTACCGGGTTGAACGACAGCGCGGCCCTAGCGACGGGCATTGGCGTCATCCTGAACAGTACGCTGCTGGGATTGCTCATTGCCATCCCCTCATTGATTGCCTGGAATTATTACACCAAGAAAGTCGAAAACATGGCGGTGGAAATGGAGAGCCTGTGTACGGAGTTTCTGCGGCGCCAGTACCGGGCACAAACGCCGGACGCGCCCAACCCTGATCGCAAGCCGATTGTACGCGCATGA